A single region of the Myxococcales bacterium genome encodes:
- a CDS encoding ATP-dependent Clp protease ATP-binding subunit has product MSTAHVLLAIVQRGGRASSVLAEEGIGEAKVAAFAKGPHEESDSCVEMCVQRATRVAATLGGQAPSELHLLLALIREPRSSAYRCIEKMGTSPAVVQQQALACLGKTALKQGTRVSAFEQKLKEPRGGATPSNAPLATERGPRAKSRPIKEGPDCPAPRVHVQARIGASNQRKSGPSVKNGPLGHVVWELDPMVYPMLHKLGRNLSEEAALGRLEPVIGRDVEVETLLDVLARRRANNPVLVGPPGVGKTAIVEGLAWRLVQPDSQRPEVRIIEVSVGSLLSGTGVRGALSERVRSLIDELITGQGDLILFIDEIHGVLGGLEGVEEISTELKTALGRARFRCIGTTTDREYSRRIERDPALMRRFQRVQVEEPSEAASKAILRGALGHYESYHSVSYAASAVDDAVTLAARFIHERHLPDKAISVLDMAGARAKRRGAQSVSSEDIAQVISEQSKIPVDRLLSTDAALLLGLEQHLRRRIVGQDDVVETIASTLRKSAAGFRGRGPLGVFLALGPTGVGKTAMAKAVSALLFPGSETTRIDMSEFSEPHSIARLLGAPPGYIGHEDGGQLTEAVRQRPYQLILLDEVDKAHRDVLLALLPLLDEGRLTDARGRTVDFTHTVVMMTSNFGSDVFLTPRSIGFMQEDANNGMSLKTLAMQATRKALPPELWNRIDEPLVFMPLEREAVIEIANRSLSQLAESMKKTHRIQVTFGPAVVDFLLASGGYDTKLGARPLARAVGRLVEAPLAEAMLSKRIESGDHVDVGVVAGKLRIHVPPKRPALRA; this is encoded by the coding sequence CAAGTGAGCTTCACTTGTTGCTGGCCTTGATTCGCGAACCGCGATCATCCGCGTACCGATGTATCGAAAAAATGGGAACGAGTCCCGCCGTGGTGCAGCAGCAGGCATTGGCATGCCTTGGGAAGACCGCGCTCAAGCAAGGCACCCGCGTCAGCGCTTTTGAACAAAAGCTGAAGGAGCCTAGAGGAGGGGCAACACCCAGCAATGCCCCGCTGGCTACCGAGCGTGGGCCCAGAGCCAAGTCTCGACCAATCAAGGAAGGCCCAGACTGCCCGGCGCCGCGGGTACACGTTCAGGCGCGCATCGGTGCAAGTAACCAACGGAAGTCCGGCCCATCGGTGAAGAACGGGCCTCTTGGCCACGTCGTCTGGGAACTCGACCCGATGGTGTACCCGATGTTGCACAAGCTTGGGCGCAACCTCAGTGAAGAAGCGGCTCTCGGCCGCTTAGAGCCGGTGATCGGTCGTGATGTCGAGGTCGAGACGCTACTTGATGTATTGGCGCGACGTAGGGCGAACAACCCCGTGCTCGTTGGCCCACCAGGTGTGGGGAAAACGGCCATCGTCGAGGGGCTGGCATGGCGTCTTGTTCAACCTGACTCTCAACGCCCGGAGGTTCGCATCATCGAGGTGTCCGTGGGCAGTCTGTTGTCTGGAACGGGCGTAAGAGGCGCTCTCAGTGAGCGTGTGAGGAGTCTTATCGATGAGCTTATCACGGGCCAAGGAGATCTCATCCTCTTCATCGACGAGATTCACGGCGTTCTGGGAGGTCTTGAAGGCGTTGAAGAGATCTCCACCGAACTCAAAACCGCTCTGGGAAGAGCCCGCTTTCGTTGCATCGGCACGACGACTGACCGGGAGTATTCGCGGCGCATCGAGCGAGACCCTGCGCTCATGCGCCGTTTTCAACGCGTGCAGGTCGAGGAGCCATCCGAAGCGGCGAGCAAAGCAATACTTCGAGGCGCGTTAGGACATTATGAATCGTATCATTCGGTGAGCTATGCCGCGAGCGCCGTTGATGACGCAGTGACGCTAGCGGCACGATTCATTCATGAGAGGCATTTGCCGGACAAAGCCATCAGCGTTCTCGACATGGCCGGTGCTAGGGCGAAACGTCGAGGCGCACAATCTGTGAGCAGCGAGGACATTGCTCAAGTGATCAGTGAGCAATCGAAGATTCCCGTGGATCGGCTGCTTTCGACCGACGCCGCGCTACTGCTAGGCCTGGAACAACATCTGAGGCGTCGCATCGTAGGCCAGGACGACGTGGTAGAGACGATTGCCAGCACACTGCGCAAGAGCGCGGCTGGCTTTCGGGGCCGTGGCCCGCTTGGGGTATTCCTGGCGCTTGGTCCGACCGGAGTTGGGAAAACCGCAATGGCCAAGGCCGTAAGCGCGCTCTTGTTTCCGGGATCCGAAACCACGCGCATCGACATGAGTGAGTTTAGCGAACCACATTCCATCGCGCGCTTGCTGGGAGCGCCGCCCGGATATATTGGCCATGAGGATGGGGGTCAGCTCACCGAAGCAGTCCGGCAGCGGCCGTACCAGCTCATATTGCTAGATGAAGTGGACAAGGCGCATCGGGACGTGCTGTTAGCGCTATTGCCGCTGCTCGATGAGGGTCGGCTTACAGATGCGCGCGGAAGGACGGTCGACTTCACGCACACCGTCGTCATGATGACGTCGAACTTCGGCTCGGATGTGTTTCTCACGCCTCGTTCTATAGGTTTTATGCAGGAGGATGCGAACAATGGCATGTCTCTCAAGACACTGGCCATGCAGGCCACCCGTAAGGCACTCCCTCCAGAGCTATGGAACCGCATTGATGAACCGCTGGTTTTTATGCCGCTCGAACGGGAGGCCGTAATCGAGATAGCGAATCGAAGTCTTAGCCAACTGGCGGAGAGCATGAAAAAAACTCACCGCATCCAGGTGACGTTCGGGCCAGCCGTGGTTGATTTTCTACTGGCCTCCGGCGGCTATGACACGAAATTGGGAGCCAGACCGTTGGCGCGGGCGGTGGGCAGACTTGTCGAAGCGCCGCTAGCCGAGGCAATGCTTTCAAAGCGCATCGAATCAGGAGATCATGTGGACGTTGGGGTAGTCGCTGGGAAGCTGCGCATCCATGTGCCGCCCAAGAGACCAGCATTACGAGCCTAG
- the nadD gene encoding nicotinate (nicotinamide) nucleotide adenylyltransferase translates to MARNDDTLGIFGGSFDPPHLAHVLVVAYVLSASHVNRVLVIPTFLHPFAKELAPYPHRMKMCELAFADLRRVEVSGIEGTLGGESRTVRTIEALSKRNQALRLILGSDLIEETSRWHRFDRISALAPPLVIPRASDTANNPFGIPGISSTRIRERLRKGETLHGLLPEPVLDYIERNDLYRNQMS, encoded by the coding sequence ATGGCAAGGAACGATGATACGCTTGGGATTTTCGGCGGAAGTTTTGATCCACCCCACCTTGCTCACGTGCTCGTGGTGGCTTACGTATTGTCTGCTTCACATGTAAACCGCGTGCTCGTCATCCCAACGTTTCTTCATCCGTTCGCCAAGGAGCTGGCACCGTATCCCCATCGTATGAAAATGTGTGAGCTTGCTTTTGCAGATCTGCGACGCGTAGAGGTGTCCGGGATCGAGGGAACCTTGGGCGGCGAGAGTCGGACCGTGCGCACCATCGAAGCACTTAGTAAGCGTAACCAAGCGCTTCGATTGATTCTTGGTTCCGACTTGATCGAAGAGACAAGTCGCTGGCATCGCTTCGACCGCATCTCCGCGCTCGCTCCCCCACTTGTTATCCCGCGAGCGTCAGATACCGCCAACAATCCTTTCGGGATTCCCGGCATTAGCTCCACCCGCATCCGTGAACGACTGCGCAAAGGAGAGACGCTTCATGGTTTATTGCCCGAACCCGTTTTAGACTATATCGAGCGCAACGATTTATACCGCAACCAAATGAGCTAG
- a CDS encoding tetratricopeptide repeat protein: MSEVHDDLDGPKSPRNGSHFPSFADQNSSHVAAADGDAVLSDVTDAELESLLTDLERFNDDQASVVVPLATLSEAAIHAQTANATGSNTTTEAGRVRPLYLASDLPPLPSADSRKIDIAPSPDDQGAAAASASFRMESRQNSGSAKSTPQQISQRIALLSHLAESTQGTVRAGLWIAAAELCEQVGEITEARVLYRRALQASPLDIVALRALRRDAITRRAWTEAAQLLEAEASLPLNAEERALALTLLAELQWQRLDNKDAAIVCLRQALALRPQSVSAAILLINLYASTNQEALAHTVMQETSYHWSDDSARAALLTECGRFSERNGDAKSARKHYEAALSFRPRSLDLLLALVRTGRGTGDINRAIEALHSAASLATDEVKSSLKWLEGRWLYLVAARPKDALVAVQASAHPLALRAIADILLAKGDLEQGSAALQAWGKVSGSTERALALSELALICLKNGHGEVSALLKEAALADGAVGTIRAARELWSRRDGTPNEPLAENHVSSAQDVEPYAAIWQAAQFIRDPRGLSEELHWLKRAAQDDEDALCADVLLLDVACSMRDEQNIAIGLENQALRAPPQRRIGVLLALSELAARSGDHRRAEAFLEQAREISHDQPVVLRPLGRLKHAKGPHVAAELWLKEAQGAQNERSAFAATMAARLFQDSGQAARAVDALRLALKVVPTYDPAVWSFERIAWGSGDHATLARVYEELAERATSHDKKLEYRLRSIIVHRHMQSSRAGKILLQAIDMTHDDPILSDMTVRHGNVPEQLQAPLILNGVETYSALFARAVYLRALWKLEAEPVGVDAIAVLKRLNEVSPQNDALVLRIKDVVEPPGAALDRCLQELEHTHDGGTEVLLNRLATLEFGNFEISAAAIDKLQRIVERHPQHIPTLRTLHRYYTSSGESDREIGILERLTHAISARVDQAALARCAVRLLLAPNSARAAAADRLLLRLPLAAFGDAWIARRAGATAIYTKHLELSALAYQHSASLLFHPLERASLSLRAALLVERTTDSAQAARYLEQALPADTTHPTAFEELARLCMQAREAKPAARGYESAAKLSRVPQHALALWHRAGVLWHDEVGDQPSAIEALERAAQIDISYLDVFDRLRRLLDDHGELKDLAELTRTRLSAGGQPKTLVVLHVQLADLYRRLGKPLEAKQQLEIALQLEPDHLDALRALGELSLGREEWKDAADAYIRIARLSRDHDELHRVFFSLGDIYDQHIPDLQRSEAAFRRVIKLAPSDMIATQRLADIYMREEDLDRAIETFRKLTEMDLDPDRNRQHHLHLAQAFERKGSIREAEYTLELARKHSPADLVVMEALAQFYERQQAKSAYAMHLNRATDDFRQAIRNDLSDAAAWHGLVRVLTRRGREDAAKACASAALASGVVDIDLSRLLSAEGTALITPAPPFPENLEALLAPAMLSPSVRTVFALTKEAMEKLFPIDLGTFRARRLKKRTPLIVAAQTVSTWLKLKTAHIYVTDSVSRMCVPLLDSPPTVLISEDLLTASTTEEQLFLMARALKVVNDSLTMTVRASPYDIAVALAAVIHCAEREFYPPGIEASVLVDFARQLQKHISKRTLNELAPHARIVASMRDFDPGALGAMALELGSRYALAVTGSAPAAVTALLKLNGVTEPRGNLAMRVEGIRRFPEISSLLNFAISEEHFEARRRIANLGEA; encoded by the coding sequence ATGAGCGAAGTGCACGACGACCTCGATGGTCCAAAATCCCCCAGAAACGGCTCCCATTTTCCCAGTTTTGCGGACCAAAATTCCTCTCACGTGGCCGCCGCGGATGGAGACGCGGTACTCTCAGATGTCACGGACGCGGAACTCGAGTCGTTGTTGACAGACCTTGAGCGATTTAACGACGATCAAGCGTCCGTGGTCGTACCCTTGGCCACGCTTTCCGAAGCCGCAATACACGCTCAAACGGCGAACGCCACCGGCAGTAATACTACCACGGAGGCTGGGCGTGTGCGTCCGCTTTACTTGGCATCCGATTTACCGCCGCTGCCTAGTGCCGACAGCAGAAAAATTGATATCGCCCCCTCCCCCGATGATCAGGGCGCAGCAGCGGCAAGCGCATCCTTCCGCATGGAGAGCCGCCAAAACAGTGGATCTGCGAAGAGCACTCCGCAGCAGATTTCCCAAAGAATCGCCCTTCTTAGCCATTTAGCAGAATCCACACAAGGCACGGTGCGCGCGGGGTTATGGATAGCGGCTGCCGAGCTTTGCGAACAGGTGGGGGAAATCACTGAGGCGCGCGTTCTCTATAGGCGCGCGCTACAAGCGTCTCCTCTCGACATCGTTGCTTTACGTGCGTTGCGTCGCGACGCTATTACAAGGCGAGCATGGACTGAAGCCGCCCAGCTGTTAGAGGCCGAAGCCTCCCTGCCGCTCAATGCCGAGGAACGCGCTTTAGCGTTGACTCTTCTGGCAGAACTGCAATGGCAGAGGCTCGATAATAAGGATGCCGCGATTGTGTGCCTTAGGCAGGCGTTGGCGCTTCGACCTCAAAGCGTGTCTGCGGCGATATTGCTGATCAATTTATATGCATCCACGAATCAAGAAGCTCTGGCTCATACAGTGATGCAGGAAACTTCGTATCATTGGTCCGACGACTCAGCGCGGGCGGCTCTCCTTACCGAGTGCGGTCGATTCTCTGAACGTAATGGTGATGCGAAATCAGCGCGAAAACACTACGAGGCGGCTCTTTCTTTTCGCCCTCGCTCCTTGGATCTCTTGCTAGCGCTCGTGCGCACCGGACGAGGTACCGGGGACATCAATCGCGCCATCGAGGCACTACATAGCGCGGCGTCGTTAGCAACCGATGAGGTCAAGTCATCGCTAAAATGGCTTGAAGGGAGGTGGCTCTATCTCGTGGCTGCCCGCCCAAAAGACGCATTGGTTGCAGTGCAAGCATCTGCTCACCCTCTTGCGCTGCGAGCAATAGCGGACATCTTGCTTGCCAAAGGAGATCTCGAACAAGGAAGTGCTGCGTTACAGGCATGGGGCAAAGTGTCGGGAAGCACCGAGCGTGCCTTGGCCCTTTCCGAACTTGCATTGATTTGTCTTAAGAATGGTCACGGGGAAGTTTCCGCTTTGCTAAAGGAGGCAGCCCTCGCCGACGGCGCGGTCGGGACCATCCGTGCCGCACGCGAACTCTGGTCACGTCGAGATGGCACACCGAATGAACCTCTCGCAGAAAACCACGTATCCTCTGCGCAAGATGTGGAGCCATACGCGGCAATTTGGCAAGCGGCCCAGTTTATTCGAGATCCTCGAGGTCTCTCGGAAGAACTTCATTGGCTTAAGCGCGCAGCACAGGACGATGAGGACGCACTATGCGCCGACGTGCTTCTGCTCGATGTAGCCTGTAGTATGCGCGATGAGCAGAATATTGCCATCGGATTGGAGAACCAGGCACTTCGGGCGCCTCCTCAACGACGCATCGGAGTACTGCTCGCCCTCTCCGAACTTGCTGCGCGGTCAGGTGATCATCGCCGCGCAGAAGCCTTCCTTGAACAAGCACGGGAGATTTCTCATGATCAGCCCGTAGTCCTGCGTCCCCTTGGTCGGCTCAAACATGCCAAGGGCCCACACGTCGCTGCCGAGTTGTGGCTGAAGGAAGCCCAGGGGGCGCAGAATGAGCGCTCAGCTTTTGCGGCCACCATGGCGGCGCGACTTTTTCAGGACAGCGGTCAGGCAGCTCGCGCGGTCGACGCTTTGCGCCTGGCCCTCAAAGTCGTTCCCACATACGACCCCGCGGTGTGGTCCTTTGAACGCATCGCATGGGGCAGTGGCGATCATGCGACTCTTGCTCGCGTGTATGAAGAACTAGCAGAACGGGCCACCTCGCACGACAAAAAACTCGAGTATCGCCTCAGATCGATCATCGTTCATCGCCACATGCAGTCGTCCCGGGCGGGAAAGATCCTTCTGCAGGCTATCGACATGACGCACGATGACCCGATTCTTTCCGACATGACTGTACGACATGGAAACGTGCCCGAGCAACTTCAAGCACCGCTAATTCTGAACGGCGTTGAAACATATAGCGCCCTGTTCGCACGCGCTGTTTATCTCCGTGCGCTATGGAAACTCGAAGCTGAACCTGTTGGGGTAGACGCCATCGCCGTGCTCAAACGACTAAACGAGGTCTCTCCCCAAAACGACGCGCTGGTCCTGCGCATCAAAGATGTTGTCGAGCCTCCTGGCGCGGCGCTAGACCGTTGTTTGCAGGAACTGGAGCATACGCATGACGGTGGGACTGAAGTGCTGCTGAATCGTCTCGCAACACTGGAGTTTGGAAATTTCGAGATTAGTGCCGCAGCCATCGACAAACTGCAGCGCATCGTAGAACGCCATCCTCAACACATTCCAACCCTGCGGACGCTTCACCGGTATTATACTTCCTCTGGCGAATCGGATCGGGAGATTGGTATTCTTGAGAGATTGACACACGCTATTTCCGCGCGTGTTGATCAAGCGGCTTTGGCACGATGCGCAGTTCGACTGTTATTGGCTCCCAACTCGGCGAGGGCGGCAGCGGCGGACCGATTGCTGCTGCGTCTGCCGCTGGCCGCCTTTGGCGACGCTTGGATCGCTCGGCGGGCAGGAGCTACGGCGATTTACACCAAGCATCTTGAGCTGTCAGCTCTTGCGTATCAACATTCCGCGTCCTTACTTTTCCATCCGCTTGAGCGTGCCTCGCTGTCCTTACGTGCGGCGCTTCTCGTCGAGCGCACGACGGACTCCGCCCAAGCTGCGCGATACCTGGAGCAGGCACTCCCAGCCGACACGACTCACCCTACAGCCTTCGAGGAACTCGCCAGGCTTTGTATGCAAGCCAGGGAGGCCAAGCCCGCAGCACGCGGTTACGAATCTGCGGCAAAGTTGTCCAGGGTACCACAACATGCACTCGCCCTTTGGCATCGCGCCGGCGTTCTTTGGCATGACGAGGTGGGAGATCAGCCGAGTGCAATAGAGGCTCTCGAACGGGCAGCACAAATCGACATAAGCTACTTAGATGTCTTTGACCGTCTGCGACGCTTGCTCGATGACCATGGAGAGTTGAAAGACTTGGCGGAGCTCACCCGAACACGTTTATCAGCAGGTGGACAACCCAAAACACTTGTCGTTCTTCACGTGCAGCTTGCAGATCTCTATCGGCGACTCGGAAAGCCACTTGAAGCAAAGCAACAACTCGAAATTGCTCTTCAGCTCGAGCCAGACCATTTGGATGCCCTTCGCGCTTTGGGCGAGCTGTCCTTAGGACGGGAGGAATGGAAGGATGCGGCTGATGCGTACATACGTATCGCGCGGCTATCACGCGATCACGATGAGCTGCATCGGGTATTTTTCTCGCTGGGAGATATTTATGACCAGCATATTCCCGATCTCCAGCGATCCGAGGCTGCATTTCGCCGCGTGATCAAGCTGGCGCCGAGCGACATGATAGCGACACAGCGTTTGGCGGACATCTATATGAGAGAGGAGGACCTGGATCGTGCCATCGAAACGTTTCGCAAGCTCACCGAAATGGACTTGGACCCCGATAGGAATCGACAACACCACTTGCACTTGGCTCAGGCCTTCGAGCGTAAAGGAAGCATTAGGGAGGCGGAGTATACGCTAGAGCTAGCGCGCAAACACTCACCGGCCGATCTTGTGGTGATGGAAGCTCTTGCGCAATTTTATGAGCGGCAGCAAGCAAAGAGCGCATATGCAATGCATTTGAACCGCGCGACCGACGACTTTAGACAAGCGATTCGCAATGATCTGAGTGACGCAGCGGCCTGGCACGGTCTTGTGAGAGTACTCACGCGGCGAGGGCGCGAAGATGCTGCAAAAGCTTGCGCTTCGGCCGCCTTGGCTTCAGGTGTCGTAGACATCGACCTCTCACGATTGCTGTCAGCCGAGGGGACGGCGCTTATTACGCCTGCGCCTCCGTTTCCCGAAAATCTCGAGGCACTGCTTGCCCCCGCGATGCTTTCTCCCTCCGTGCGCACAGTCTTTGCGCTCACGAAAGAAGCGATGGAAAAGTTGTTTCCCATCGACCTCGGAACGTTTCGCGCTCGACGACTAAAGAAACGAACGCCCCTGATCGTAGCCGCTCAGACGGTGAGCACGTGGCTTAAACTTAAGACGGCACATATTTATGTCACAGACAGCGTTTCACGCATGTGCGTTCCGCTGCTGGATTCACCTCCCACCGTTCTCATAAGCGAAGATTTGCTAACAGCGTCCACAACCGAAGAGCAGCTGTTTCTGATGGCGCGTGCGCTGAAGGTGGTAAACGATAGTCTTACCATGACTGTGCGCGCGAGTCCCTATGACATTGCGGTTGCACTCGCGGCAGTCATACACTGTGCAGAACGTGAGTTTTACCCACCCGGTATCGAGGCTAGCGTCTTGGTCGACTTCGCCCGACAGTTGCAAAAACATATCTCCAAACGCACGCTTAACGAACTTGCGCCTCATGCGCGCATCGTGGCTTCCATGCGGGATTTCGACCCCGGAGCGTTAGGAGCCATGGCGCTAGAGCTCGGCAGTCGGTATGCGCTCGCCGTAACAGGCTCTGCACCAGCCGCAGTCACTGCACTTCTCAAGCTCAACGGTGTTACGGAACCCAGGGGCAATCTGGCCATGCGCGTAGAAGGCATTCGCCGCTTCCCTGAAATTTCTTCTCTGCTGAACTTTGCAATCTCCGAAGAGCACTTCGAAGCCCGCCGACGCATTGCTAACTTGGGGGAAGCATAA
- a CDS encoding NAD-dependent epimerase/dehydratase family protein, whose product MINGKQFLITGGAGFIGSALSARLVKHNRLRIFDNLRRNALRETGLDTHPNVELVVGDVRDAEAVRRATEGVDYVVHMASIAGVDTVLNNPVTTMEVSLEGTLNTLRAAKDQPGLLRFVDFSTSEVFGSYAFRVREADVTSLGAVGEARWTYAVSKLATEHLAHNYWKQFKLPACAIRPFNIYGPNQVGEGAIHAFVTRALRNETIDIHNEGDQIRSWCFIDDIIDGILLALEKPEAIGESFNIGNARSTVTIYQLARTVVRLANSQSKIRFVDWDFADVALRIPDTKKAEKLLGFRAHVELEDGLARTLDWYKQRIKDKAAP is encoded by the coding sequence ATGATCAACGGCAAGCAATTCCTTATCACCGGCGGAGCCGGATTTATTGGCTCCGCGCTCTCTGCAAGGCTCGTTAAGCACAACCGGCTTCGCATCTTCGACAATCTACGACGTAATGCCCTAAGGGAGACCGGTCTGGATACGCATCCCAATGTGGAGCTTGTTGTTGGCGATGTGCGGGATGCCGAAGCGGTTCGGCGGGCGACCGAGGGCGTGGATTACGTCGTGCATATGGCATCCATCGCCGGTGTGGACACCGTCCTAAACAATCCAGTGACCACGATGGAGGTATCCCTCGAAGGCACATTGAACACGCTTAGAGCCGCCAAAGATCAACCGGGGCTTTTGCGTTTCGTGGATTTTTCAACAAGCGAGGTCTTTGGCTCTTACGCATTTCGCGTAAGAGAAGCGGATGTCACCAGTCTGGGCGCCGTCGGGGAAGCCCGCTGGACGTACGCTGTGTCCAAGCTCGCAACCGAGCACTTGGCACATAACTACTGGAAACAGTTCAAACTTCCGGCTTGCGCTATCCGGCCCTTCAATATCTATGGTCCGAATCAGGTGGGGGAGGGCGCGATACATGCGTTTGTGACACGCGCGCTACGCAATGAAACGATTGATATCCACAACGAGGGCGACCAGATTCGCTCTTGGTGCTTCATTGATGACATCATCGATGGCATTCTTTTGGCCCTGGAGAAACCTGAGGCAATCGGCGAATCCTTTAACATTGGGAATGCGCGAAGCACGGTCACGATTTACCAACTCGCGCGCACAGTTGTCCGCCTTGCGAACAGTCAATCAAAAATCCGTTTTGTGGACTGGGATTTTGCAGATGTGGCGCTGCGGATTCCGGATACAAAAAAAGCTGAAAAACTTCTGGGATTCCGCGCCCACGTGGAACTCGAGGATGGGCTTGCTCGCACGCTCGATTGGTATAAACAGCGCATAAAAGACAAGGCAGCGCCATAG
- the glpK gene encoding glycerol kinase GlpK, translating to MTKHRHLLAIDQGTTGSTALILTEEAKVVAKASCDFSQHFPKPGWVEHDTEEIWQSVVEAVLEAMRLSGAKPKSFAAIGITNQRETTVLWDKHTQKAVHPAVVWQDRRTAPMCEALRAKGLEPLFRERTGLLLDPYFSGTKIAWLLDNVEGLRERAEEGHIAFGTIDSFLVNRLTGGQSHFTDATNASRTLLYDLRRGTWDQELAAHLGVPLGMLPEVRDSAEIVAHTKGVRGLPDGIPIGGIAGDQQAALFGQTCFDVGDAKCTYGTGAFLLINTGYQAVIPQHNILSTVAWQINGRRTFALEGSAFVAGAAVQWLRDGLGLITEAREIEALAASVPETGDVIFVPALTGLGAPYWNPHARGLIAGITRDTTRAHLARATLEGIAFQIADLAEEMQKESGQSITKLRVDGGASMNALLMQFQADILDTTIHRPRMVETTALGAAYLAGLASGVFPSLNAIRERHAPGQKFEPAMGQKEARARRARWKKAVERVMLV from the coding sequence ATGACTAAGCATCGCCATCTTCTTGCCATCGATCAGGGCACCACGGGTTCTACCGCACTCATCTTAACGGAGGAGGCCAAAGTAGTGGCCAAGGCCAGCTGCGATTTTTCGCAACATTTTCCCAAACCTGGGTGGGTCGAGCACGACACCGAAGAGATATGGCAAAGTGTCGTGGAGGCGGTGTTAGAAGCGATGCGCCTATCGGGGGCCAAACCAAAGTCCTTTGCGGCGATAGGCATCACCAATCAACGCGAGACCACAGTTTTGTGGGATAAGCACACGCAGAAAGCCGTGCATCCGGCAGTGGTATGGCAAGACCGGCGCACCGCCCCGATGTGTGAGGCTCTCAGGGCCAAGGGGCTTGAGCCCTTGTTCCGAGAGCGCACTGGCCTGTTGCTGGATCCCTATTTTAGCGGCACAAAAATCGCCTGGTTGCTGGACAATGTCGAGGGCCTTCGGGAGCGCGCAGAAGAGGGGCATATTGCGTTCGGGACCATTGACAGCTTCTTGGTGAATCGTCTCACCGGCGGGCAAAGCCATTTCACTGATGCCACCAATGCCTCAAGAACACTGCTTTATGATCTTAGGCGGGGAACTTGGGATCAGGAACTTGCAGCACACCTTGGAGTTCCTTTAGGCATGCTCCCTGAAGTGCGCGACAGCGCAGAAATTGTGGCCCACACCAAAGGAGTGCGGGGCCTCCCCGATGGTATCCCGATCGGCGGCATCGCTGGAGATCAGCAAGCCGCGCTTTTTGGTCAAACCTGTTTTGATGTGGGCGACGCCAAGTGCACGTATGGAACTGGCGCGTTTTTGCTGATCAATACGGGCTATCAGGCCGTGATTCCCCAGCACAACATACTGAGCACCGTCGCCTGGCAGATCAATGGACGCCGCACTTTTGCGCTGGAAGGCAGCGCATTTGTCGCAGGTGCCGCGGTGCAGTGGCTCCGCGATGGGCTGGGCCTCATCACAGAGGCACGAGAAATTGAGGCCCTCGCGGCATCCGTTCCCGAGACCGGGGATGTGATATTCGTGCCGGCGTTGACGGGGCTCGGGGCGCCTTATTGGAATCCGCATGCGCGGGGTCTTATCGCCGGCATTACGCGCGACACGACGCGCGCCCACTTGGCCAGAGCGACACTTGAAGGAATTGCCTTTCAGATCGCGGACCTCGCTGAGGAAATGCAAAAAGAATCTGGACAGTCCATCACCAAACTTCGCGTGGATGGGGGGGCAAGCATGAACGCGCTGCTCATGCAGTTTCAAGCTGACATTTTGGATACCACCATTCACCGTCCCCGCATGGTGGAAACCACCGCGCTTGGGGCCGCCTATCTGGCCGGATTGGCAAGCGGAGTCTTCCCATCGCTCAACGCCATACGGGAGCGGCATGCGCCCGGGCAGAAGTTCGAACCCGCCATGGGCCAAAAAGAGGCTCGAGCCCGCCGGGCCCGCTGGAAAAAAGCCGTTGAGCGGGTGATGCTCGTTTGA
- the rimI gene encoding ribosomal protein S18-alanine N-acetyltransferase — translation MAASDLPDVMGIALASFSNPWSIADFQTELVHPFGCSLVVTEARHVLGFVCGRLVADEAEILTLATATHHRRGGVAARLVARFVQLAAERGAKHVYLEVRQSNLAAQSLYESLGFRRIMVRASYYADNAEDAHVLGRKVDFMPFGA, via the coding sequence ATGGCCGCATCGGACCTCCCTGACGTGATGGGCATCGCGCTGGCAAGTTTTTCTAACCCGTGGTCCATAGCGGACTTTCAAACTGAGCTCGTGCACCCCTTTGGATGCAGCCTGGTAGTGACCGAGGCGCGCCATGTGCTGGGATTTGTATGCGGGCGGCTCGTGGCGGACGAAGCGGAGATTTTGACGCTTGCCACCGCTACGCATCACCGACGCGGCGGAGTAGCGGCGCGGCTGGTCGCCCGATTTGTCCAGCTTGCCGCCGAACGAGGCGCCAAACATGTGTATCTCGAGGTTCGACAGTCGAACCTTGCCGCACAATCGCTTTATGAAAGCCTGGGATTTCGCCGTATCATGGTGCGCGCGAGCTACTACGCCGACAATGCTGAAGATGCCCACGTGCTCGGGCGAAAGGTGGATTTTATGCCCTTCGGCGCCTAG